A single genomic interval of Orcinus orca chromosome 19, mOrcOrc1.1, whole genome shotgun sequence harbors:
- the TMEM100 gene encoding transmembrane protein 100, which translates to MTEEPIKEILGTPKSPKPVAMEKSSNGEVMVTMVPLVNEIQLTAATGGAELSCYRCIIPFAVVVLIAGIAVTAVAYSFNSHGSIISILGLVLLSLGLFLLASSALCWKVRQRSKKAKRRESQTTLVANQRSLFA; encoded by the coding sequence ATGACCGAAGAGCCCATAAAGGAGATCCTGGGAACCCCGAAGTCTCCCAAGCCAGTGGCAATGGAGAAGAGCTCCAATGGTGAAGTCATGGTCACCATGGTCCCCCTGGTCAATGAGATTCAGCTGACAGCCGCCACGGGGGGCGCTGAGCTCTCCTGTTACCGCTGCATCATCCCCTTCGCCGTGGTGGTCCTCATCGCTGGGATAGCGGTCACTGCCGTGGCTTACAGCTTCAATTCCCATGGCTCCATCATCTCCATCTTAGGTCTAGTCCTTCTATCATTGGGACTTTTTTTGTTAGCCTCCAGCGCCCTGTGCTGGAAGGTGAGACAGAGAAGCAAGAAAGCCAAGAGGCGGGAGAGTCAGACGACTCTCGTGGCAAATCAGAGAAGCTTGTTTGCTTAG